A region of the Nitrospira sp. genome:
TGGTTCTTGCCGTTTCACCTGCCGCCAGCGTGACGATGACGTGACCTGGCTGAACGCCGGCAACAGCATTGTCAGGAGAAGGAGGGACCTGGTCCATGCTGTGGACTTCCGTTGGTTTCTCAATCACGAGAATGGCCTCACGATTGTTGCACCCAACCGGGATTGTGACACTCAACGCGAATAGCGCGAATGCGGTGAGGTGATCACGGAATCGTCCTGAGATAGTGTTCAAATGCATCATCCTTCGCATCTCACTTCCTTTTCAGCCTCCACTCAATAAATAATTCCGCCGACGACCCAATGTCGATCATCCGGGATGTCGATCAATAATCGCGTGAGATTCATGCGGGCCAGCTGCGAGCCGATTTCATCTTCTGTAAAAGCGGCCAACAGCGAATTGTAAAAATCACGCCGCAAAATCTCCGGCTCGTTCGCCGCGTACTGGTCGACAATGGCTTGCGCCGCTTCCGGCGAATCCGGGCGCAACAAATCCATCACCAGTACTGGTGAACCAGGTTTCACCAACTGACGAAGCTTCTGCCAGAACTGCAACGGGTTCGGAAGATGATGAAGCAGACTATTGGAAATCGCAGCGTCGACGATTCTGGCGCCGGCAACCTCTTCATACCGTTCGCACCGCAATGTAATACGGTCTGCCAATCCAGCCTGTTGTACTGCCTGTTCTCCCAACTGGATCATCGGCGCCGAGGCATCGATGCCGATAACCTGGCAAGCTGGATACAGTTTGGCGAATCGAATCGGAATGTCGCCCGGACCGCAGCCCAGATCCAGAACGCGCCCCTGCGAAAACTCAGGAAAATACTCTTTGAATCGATCGACGAATCCTTGATTTTCTTCCGCAAAGTCGGCGCGTGCATAGGCCCCGGCCTGCGTCGGATCGTCCATGAGTTCTGGTTCGAGGACGCGGTCCATCACATTTTCTCCAAGGGCTTCAGCTGCTCGTCGATTGTCACGACATCCCCTGGCCGCACCACACCACCACGCAGCACTTTCGCGTAGACCCGGCTCCACCCTGGGTTCACTTTCTGGGACATGCGAGAGAAATCCTCATCGCGAAACCAACGTCCATTATGGCTGCAGGGCGTCGTATAGCTCGTCACCTCCAGTTGGACCTCCGGGCCGATGGTTAACCTGACGCCAGGACGCACCTGGTCCCAGTCCAAGCCGGACAGGGTCAGATTTTCTCCGGTGGATCCTGGATCAATGGGATGACCTTCTTCTTGTAGTTGCTCAATCAGTTCGAGGGAATACACACAGACGGCACGATCTGGCCCGCCATGGAACTTCAGATTACGCTGGCGATCGCCACCTACTCCTTTGTTACTCACCGTCGCTTCCAACACGGGAAGCTTCGGAACCCCACCATCGGAGACGTTGATCTGATGCACATACGGATAGGGTGGCCTATTCAACATCATTAGATCTCTCCATCGCAGAATTCTAGTCTGAAGAATTTCATCGCCACCCAACCCTCTTCTTCACGCCGTTCCACACACGCGAGGCCAAGGCTGGACAGCCGATCCGCGATCTCAGTTTGTTGTTCGACCAGAATACCGGAGACCAAGATACTCGCCCCGCCCAGGGCAGAACAGACCAAATCATCTGCGAGGTTCAAGACCGTCTGCCGATCAAGATTGGCAAGTACCAGATCAGCAGTTATCCGTCTCCCTTGTGGCAGATCAGCCAACGTGCCGCACAGGACTTCAATCCGATCCGCCAAGCTATTCAGCTCGACATACTCTCGCGCACAATCGACCGCAACAGAATCAATCTCGACTCCGATGGCGGAGGCTGCGCCCAGCTTGACCGCAGCCATCGCCAGAATCGCGCTCCCAGCCCCCACATCCAAAATATGTTCACCCCCTCGAATATCTGTTTGGAGCCACTCCAGCAACATACGCGTGGTCGCATGGTGGCCGGTGCCGAAGGCTTGCTTTGGGTCCAGCACAATCTCAATGTCCCGTGGACCCAACTCAGCCAGCTCCCAACTCGGACGAATCACCAAGCGCCCGATGCGAAGCGGCTTCACCGAACGAGTCCATGCCTCATTCCAATCCTGAGAGGGCACTCGCTGCACCGAGAGAGGGATCGCCCTGCTCGACTGCACGAGATCTGCAAGAACCGACTGTACCGACGCCAGCTTTTCCTCATTCCATTGGTCTTCCGCCCAATAGAGATGAACCATTCCTTCATCTTCCCAGGCGCCCTGAACGGCAGCATCATCGAGCCTGCTCAATAACTCGCCGGCATCGAGGCGTTCCTGGATACAGATATCAACCCAATCTTTTGGCATCATCATTGCTCACTTGTGATTGGCAACACCTGTCGGGCCATGCCGGAGATGCATCATGATTTGACGTCCCCCGCCCGTTCCCAGTAAGGTCGCCTGTCATGGCGCGCTCCCGCACAGTCCAGCTCGAAACGGCGGTCCGGCGAACAGATCGCCTGATCGCTCAAGGCACTCAGCTCAGCGCGACCTTCACGCGCTGGCGACTGGCCATTTTCCTCATTGGCCTCATCACCACCGTGACCCTCTATAAGCTTGATTGGTATCACAGCGGCAATCTATCCGTCGGCGTGTTCCTCGCAATCTTCATCACAGTCGCTGCGTATCATAACAGGGTGGAAACCGGGATTCATCGGCTTCAGCAGTGGAAACAGATCAAGCTGGTTCATCGTGCGCGCATCGCCTTGGATTGGACGGCCATTCCGGCAAGACCCGGTGAAGCTCCGACCTCTCATCCCTATGCCATCGACCTTGATCTCTTTGGAGCTCATTCCTTAGCGCATCTCCTCGATACCACCGTGTCAGACCATGGCCGAGAGCGCTTGCACAGCTGGTTGCTGAACCAACCCCCTCCCCTGGCACAGTGGCAAACACGGCAGTCGTTGGTGAAGGAACTGGCGCCTCGCTCTTTATTCCGAGATCGCTTGACCCTTGAGGCCAGACTGACAGGTGAACAGGAAATCAACGGCAAGCGGCTGGCTGCGGTGCTTGAACACCCAGTCGGTCTGCCCAATCTGAATGCACTGTTGGTCATCCAGAGCCTCTTCGCCTGCACCACGATCGTCCTCGCATCGGCCACATTGTTCGGCCAGCTCCCTGGGTATTGGATGTTCTCATTCGCCGCGTACGCACTGCTCTACTTCATGACCGATCAAGGAGAAGAGCTCCTGGAACATGCGGTCGGCCTGCACCATGAAACCGAACGACTTGCCATCGTCCTGGGCTACCTCGAGCGTCAGGCTCGGCGGCAAGGCACCGCTCTCGCCTCGGTCTGTGCGAATCTGATAGGGGGAGCCAGTCCCACCCTGCATCTCAAGCAGGCCGCACGGACGCTTCATGCGATCAGCATCAAGGCCCATCCCCTTGTCCATCTGGCCGTCAACGCGTTATGCCCATGGGATCTGTGGTTCACTCGACAACTGATTCACGCCCAGCGCGAGATCAAGCATGCTCTCCCGCAGTGGTTGGACTGCCTGGCAGAAGTCGAAGCGGCATCGGCTCTGGCGACCTTTGCCTCTCTCCATCCCGATTACGCATGGCCGACGCCCGTCATCTCAACCGGTGAGCAGAACAGCGCAGCAGCCGTTCTGCAGGCCACTCAACTGGGCCATCCACTCCTCTCTACAACAAGCCGTATTGCAAACGATGTCGGTCTCACCGGACTCGGCTCGATCCATCTGATCACGGGCTCGAATATGTCGGGCAAGAGTACGTTCCTGCGAACGATCGGCATCAATCTCTGCCTGGCCCAAGCCGGAGGGCCGGTCTGCGCACAGTCGTTTACATGGACCTGGAGCCGCCTGGCCTGCTGCATTCGTGTCGATGATTCACTCGACGCCGGCCTTTCGTTTTTCTACGCTGAAGTCAAACGACTGAAGACCATTCTCGATGCCACCAAGGAACGCGCCGCGCCACCGGTGCTGTTCCTGATCGACGAGATCTTCAAGGGCACCAATAATCGAGAGCGGCTCATCGGCAGCCGTGCCTACATCACCGCGCTGTCACAAGGACACGGCTTCGGCCTTGTGAGCACCCATGATCTGGAGTTGGCGGATCTGGAGCAAGCCGTCCCCGGCTTGCTCAATGCCCACTTTCAAGAAACCGTCTCGGCCGGCGCACTTGAGTTCGATTATCGAGTCAGACCGGGCCCCTGCCCCACGACGAACGCCCTGCGGATTATGGAGCTGGAAGGATTGCCTATTCCCCCGGCTCCTTAAATCAGGCACAATACCCCTCACGGATGACCACTTCGACCGGGCCTAAACCCCAGTCTTGCTCCCATTCTCTTCGCAGCCTCCTGATTGCGCAATTCTGCGGGGCATTCAACGACAACGCCTGGAAGCTGATGGTCGCGTTACTCGCGATACGGCAAGCCACTGTCGGCCTAGCGCCAGGCCCGGAGCTGGAGACCGTTGCCCAAACGCAAACGGCCATGGCGTTCGTCATTTTCACGCTGCCGTTGATGCTCTTGTCTCTTGTCGGAGGCACATTGGCCGATCGCGTCAGTAAGCGGACGGTCATCATCTCGATCAAAGTGGTCGAGGTTTTTCTCATGGCCGCCGGCACTGCCGCTCTCTGGCTGAATCCAGCCGGAGGAATCTTACCCTTGATCGTCTTATGCGGCATGGGCATGCATAGCGCACTCTTTAGCCCATCAAAGTACGGCATTCTTCCAGAATTGATCCCCCATGAACGGCTCGCTGCCGGTAACGGGTTGTTGGAGATGTGGACCTTCGCCGCGATCCTCACGGGAACCGCCGCCGGAGGCTTCCTCTTGCAAGCAGCCGGGGATCACATCTGGCTCGCTCCGCTCGCATTGACCGGACTCTCAGTCATCGGCCTCACGACCGCCTTTGGAATTCCACCGGTGTCAGCAGCCCGCCACGCTGGAGGCGTGGGCGCCACCATCCAAGGCGCTTGGGCCGCGATTCAGTCTGAACGGATGCTGCGCATGGCCATTCCCATGGAAATCCTCTTCTGGACGGTGGCGAGCCTGTTCGGTCAAAACTTGCTCGTCTATGCAAAGGCCGTCTTGCATCTGTCCGATGCGATGTCAGGCCTTCCGCTGACCGTGTTATCGGTGGGTATCGGCATCGGCGCGATGCTGGTCGGACGGATTTCGAAGAACCGCGTAGAGTACGGGCTGATTCCCTTGGGCGCGATGGGCGTCTTTCTGACCTTACTCTTGCTCGGCGTCCTGACACCGCCGTTGTCCGGAACATTTTTCATAATGGTTGCCCTGGGCATTTCCAGTTCGTTCATCTTTGTTCCCTTGAACGCCATTCTCCAATGGAAATCCCCATCCGATCGGCGCGGCGCCGTTATTTCGTTCTCCAACACCTGTGTCTTCACCGGTATCTTGCTGGGGTCACTGGCCGGTGGGTCCCTCGCCAATGTCGGTGTCTCGACGACCGGCATTTTCTTGGCTGCCGCCGCCATGACCCTGGCCGGTATCGCATGGGCCCTCTGGCTGTTGCCTGATACATTGCTTCGATTGGTGCTGGTCGTCCTCACCAATACCGTGTATCGTCTTCGCATCGTCGGCGAAACTCATGTGCCGAAATCAGGTGGCGCACTCCTCGTCCCCAATCACGTCTCCTTTATCGACGGTTTTCTTTTGATCGCCAGCGTGGATCGCCCCGTGCGATTTGTCGTCGACGCTCAGTATGCCGAACAGCCGATCTTCAGACCCTTCATGAAAGCGCTCGGGGTCATTCCCATTTCCTCGCACGGGGGCTTGCGAGTGATCTTACGGGCGCTCCGCGATGCTGGTGCGGCCATCGACAAGGGAGAACTCGTCTGCATTTTTCCTGAAGGCCAGATCACGCGCACCGGCACACTGTTGCCGTTTCGACGAGGTTTCGAACGGGTCGTGAAGGGACGGACGGCCCCCATCATTCCAGTCCACCTCGACCGTGTGTGGGGCAGCATCTTCAGCTTCAATCGCAGGCGCTTTCTCTGGAAGATACCGGAACATCTTCCTTATCCTGTCACTGTCTCGTTCGGCACACCGCTACCGCCAAGTACGACCATCCACGACCTACGGGGAAAGATCCGCGAGCTTGGTGAGGCGGCCTGGCAACTCCGAAAATCCTATCGCAAGCCGCTCCATCGTGAATTCATTCGCTCGATGCGACGCTATCCGTTCCGCTTCGCCATGGCCGACCAGAACCGTCCTCGAGTCTCGGCCCTCCAGTCCCTGATCGGATCGATCGTTCTAGCCAGAACGCTCAGAACCTATTGGGATGGACAAGACCGGGTGGGCGTGCTGCTGCCACCGACTGTCGCTGGTGCGCTGGTGAACGTAGCTGCTCCGCTGTGTGGCAAAACCATCGTGAACTTGAATTACACCGTAGGGAAATCAGGTCTGGAGGCAGCGGTACGCCTTGCCGGCCTACGCACGATCGTCACCAGCCGTACGTTCATCGAGAAAGCCAAACTCGAATTACCCGACGGACCATCAGTGATCTGGCTCGAAGACGTCGCCAAGGCGATTGGAACAGGCGTAAAAGTAACGGCCGCCCTGCTGGCACTCTTCGCTCCGTGCCGTCTTATCGAACGAGCCTGCGGGCAAACAACCCCACTCACGCCCGATAGTCTGGCGACCATCATCTTCAGCAGCGGCAGCACCGGCGAACCCAAAGGCGTTATGCTTTCCCATTTCAGTGTCGACTCCAATTGCCAGGGCGCGACACAGATGCTCCATTTGTATCAAGATGAACGAGTCCTCGGAATCTTACCCTTCTTCCATTCCTTCGGATACATGGTGTTCTGGTTCGTGATGTTCAATAACGCGCCGATGATCTTTCATCCGTCGCCGCTTGACGTGGCGGCCATCGGCGAACTGATCAGAACATATCGCATCACCTTCCTCGTCACCACACCGACGTTCCTACAGCTCTATTCCCGCCGTTGTACTCCTGAACAATTCAGTTCGGTGCGGGTGATCCTCACCGGCGCGGAAAAGCTTCACGCCCGCCTCGCCCAGGCGGTCGAAGATACGTTCGGAGTCGGACCGATCGAAGGCTACGGAGTCACGGAATGCGCCCCTGTCATTGCCGTCAATTGCCCGGACTTTCGCGCAGCCGGCTATTACCAGCCGGCGTCACGACGTGGCACTGTGGGCCAACCTCTTCCAGGGGTCTCGGTACAGATTGTCGACCCCGACAGTTATACCCCCCTGCCTTCAGGCACACCCGGCATGTTGCTGGTCAAAGGGCCAAACGTGATGAACGGATATCTGGGCCGGGAAGACTTGACCGCTCAGGTGATGCGGGATGGATGGTACATCACAGGGGATATTGCCACGCTGGATGACGATGGATTCCTGACCATCACCGACCGGCTGTCTCGGTTTTCAAAAATCGGTGGCGAGATGGTCCCCCACGGCAAGGTTGAGGAGGCCTTGCAGCAGGCTGCTGAAGCCGACACACAAGTCTTTGCCGTAACGGGGTTACCCGATGAGAAAAAGGGAGAGCGTCTCGCAGTCCTCCATACCCTGGAAGAATCCCGCATTCCTCGCATCCTAGAAAGAGTCTCGGCGAGCGGCCTGCCCAATCTGTTCATCCCGGGGAAAAATCAGTTCGTCAAGGTTGACGCGTTACCGGTTCTTGGAACCGGAAAGCTCGACCTGCGCGGCGTGAAGCGCATTGCGGTGGAACGCCTTTCATCTCGCGATGAGGT
Encoded here:
- a CDS encoding class I SAM-dependent methyltransferase, whose product is MDRVLEPELMDDPTQAGAYARADFAEENQGFVDRFKEYFPEFSQGRVLDLGCGPGDIPIRFAKLYPACQVIGIDASAPMIQLGEQAVQQAGLADRITLRCERYEEVAGARIVDAAISNSLLHHLPNPLQFWQKLRQLVKPGSPVLVMDLLRPDSPEAAQAIVDQYAANEPEILRRDFYNSLLAAFTEDEIGSQLARMNLTRLLIDIPDDRHWVVGGIIY
- a CDS encoding MOSC domain-containing protein is translated as MLNRPPYPYVHQINVSDGGVPKLPVLEATVSNKGVGGDRQRNLKFHGGPDRAVCVYSLELIEQLQEEGHPIDPGSTGENLTLSGLDWDQVRPGVRLTIGPEVQLEVTSYTTPCSHNGRWFRDEDFSRMSQKVNPGWSRVYAKVLRGGVVRPGDVVTIDEQLKPLEKM
- a CDS encoding 50S ribosomal protein L11 methyltransferase yields the protein MMMPKDWVDICIQERLDAGELLSRLDDAAVQGAWEDEGMVHLYWAEDQWNEEKLASVQSVLADLVQSSRAIPLSVQRVPSQDWNEAWTRSVKPLRIGRLVIRPSWELAELGPRDIEIVLDPKQAFGTGHHATTRMLLEWLQTDIRGGEHILDVGAGSAILAMAAVKLGAASAIGVEIDSVAVDCAREYVELNSLADRIEVLCGTLADLPQGRRITADLVLANLDRQTVLNLADDLVCSALGGASILVSGILVEQQTEIADRLSSLGLACVERREEEGWVAMKFFRLEFCDGEI
- a CDS encoding MFS transporter, translated to MTTSTGPKPQSCSHSLRSLLIAQFCGAFNDNAWKLMVALLAIRQATVGLAPGPELETVAQTQTAMAFVIFTLPLMLLSLVGGTLADRVSKRTVIISIKVVEVFLMAAGTAALWLNPAGGILPLIVLCGMGMHSALFSPSKYGILPELIPHERLAAGNGLLEMWTFAAILTGTAAGGFLLQAAGDHIWLAPLALTGLSVIGLTTAFGIPPVSAARHAGGVGATIQGAWAAIQSERMLRMAIPMEILFWTVASLFGQNLLVYAKAVLHLSDAMSGLPLTVLSVGIGIGAMLVGRISKNRVEYGLIPLGAMGVFLTLLLLGVLTPPLSGTFFIMVALGISSSFIFVPLNAILQWKSPSDRRGAVISFSNTCVFTGILLGSLAGGSLANVGVSTTGIFLAAAAMTLAGIAWALWLLPDTLLRLVLVVLTNTVYRLRIVGETHVPKSGGALLVPNHVSFIDGFLLIASVDRPVRFVVDAQYAEQPIFRPFMKALGVIPISSHGGLRVILRALRDAGAAIDKGELVCIFPEGQITRTGTLLPFRRGFERVVKGRTAPIIPVHLDRVWGSIFSFNRRRFLWKIPEHLPYPVTVSFGTPLPPSTTIHDLRGKIRELGEAAWQLRKSYRKPLHREFIRSMRRYPFRFAMADQNRPRVSALQSLIGSIVLARTLRTYWDGQDRVGVLLPPTVAGALVNVAAPLCGKTIVNLNYTVGKSGLEAAVRLAGLRTIVTSRTFIEKAKLELPDGPSVIWLEDVAKAIGTGVKVTAALLALFAPCRLIERACGQTTPLTPDSLATIIFSSGSTGEPKGVMLSHFSVDSNCQGATQMLHLYQDERVLGILPFFHSFGYMVFWFVMFNNAPMIFHPSPLDVAAIGELIRTYRITFLVTTPTFLQLYSRRCTPEQFSSVRVILTGAEKLHARLAQAVEDTFGVGPIEGYGVTECAPVIAVNCPDFRAAGYYQPASRRGTVGQPLPGVSVQIVDPDSYTPLPSGTPGMLLVKGPNVMNGYLGREDLTAQVMRDGWYITGDIATLDDDGFLTITDRLSRFSKIGGEMVPHGKVEEALQQAAEADTQVFAVTGLPDEKKGERLAVLHTLEESRIPRILERVSASGLPNLFIPGKNQFVKVDALPVLGTGKLDLRGVKRIAVERLSSRDEVQG